The sequence ACTACCATTAACAGAATAAGAAAAAGTCTTTGTCCATTTGTGAAGATTTAAGAGAATGCCACACCAAAATATGCTGCTTTGGCATGACTATTTTGAGCTGAAGTCACTTGAGAAACAGCAGATTTAAGAAAGGCTTTATGATTTTTCCTTTCTACCTATAATCAAGCCATAACATTTCCTTTTGGAACCTGCCCACTCTGATATAGGAAAAGAAGAGCATTCTTATCACTTAAAGTTGGGTTTTGACAACAAAATGAACTTGTAAAACAAATCtagtaaaatacattttattgttgtttagtttttCCATGAGTTTCTTAGTCACACTCCCACTTCATGCTCCTAGCCCAGGAATCTTTGTCTTGTCACATCTACAAAACTTACTaccatttgattaaaaaaaaaaaaagttacgtAAACTTTTGGGTTTAATGACTTctgctttctattttcttaaggaaaaatgaataatataataGTTGCAAATTCAATTTTTAGGCCTTTAGCCTGGGGCATAGGCTATCACTAGCTttaggaagaggaaagggagaagcCTGTATATATAGCTTTTTGCTAGGAAATACATGCCTCCAAGTAGACATCTTGGTAAGAGATTACTGTCACTCACAAAGAACAGATATCTCAGTAAgttatttcagtgtttttctgtGTGTGAGAAGATAGAAAAATGTGGGTTTATTAAAACACTTCCTGAGATATACATCTAGCTAAGGAGCATATTACATCAAAACATGAAATGactcatctttattttcattctaaaTTCCTCTTACTGTGCACTGTCATCAGTAACTTCAGTAGCTAATGACTTAACCTTTCTAAAATTGCATAATGAGCaacattatttgttttatttttttttctttaaaagacactgatgtgcaggtaaaaaaattaaaacagtgtaTCTGCTTCTACCCCTTGAATCTGTCCTGCTAGTTTAATATGTAGGCTTAACCACAGAACCTCAAAGGGTAGAATATCCTTTTTCTTACCCTGAAGAACGGCATACAGAAATACCTGTGTGAAGATATAGAATGTTTCCCTGTTGTGAGaattagagtcccttggactgtaaggagatcaaactaattaatcttaaaggaaatcagctctgaatattcattaggtggactgatgctgaagctccaatactttggtcccctGGTGTGAAGAGAtgtctcattgggaaagactctgatgctgggaaagactgaaggttaAAGGAGAAGacaatgaaagaggatgagatatttatCTCACCAAGTCCAAGTTCGCTCTGCTTGGCTCACGATAGGCCAATGAACCcgagagatgaggtgttgaggcaaggaagagactttaatcagggagccagcagaccaagaagatggaTGGCTAGCACCTCAAAATAGCTATCTTATCAAGGTCTGGATGGCAGGTtgttttatagatcagagagaaagaagcaatgaggaactaaagtcaaaaggcagaatagagatGGAGATTCAGTGGGCaagtaaagtgaaagggtcttcagtctttcAAAACATCTCCAAGGGAATGTCCAGCCTTCAGAAGGAGTGTGTTAGCCTCTTCTATTCACAGGTAGGCAGGGACAAACTATCTCTCTaggagctgaacaaaggcactttagtttaccgTCAAGCAAAGGGACAAGGTCTCCAGGCAAGCCACTGAGTacgattataataataaaaggaagtcaaagaaacagtttccaatATGGAGTCATAGTTGACTTCCTCCCTATAACAGTTAgatagcatctctgactcaatggacatgaatctgagcaaactctgagagatagggaaggacagggaagcctggtgtactgcagtccatggaattgcagagtcggacttgaccaagtgactgaataacaaaaatCGAATATTTTCCTGTTATTGTTATAATTGTATATGTTTTTGATATTCTGTTGGAAAAGAAAGGGTTAAAATGTTGATGGATAGCATACATTTTTCATTTACATGTACAGGTAACTTTGACAATAGTTTCCATGAATATGcattgcattaaaaataaaaactcattgGAAATTCATGCAAACAACTTGTTTTAATTATGTACCAAAACTGACatgtcaaaatttaaaagaaaaaagaaaacaagcattgTGATGTGTAAgaaaatttttaatcattttttttaaaaaactttgacTTCTTAAAATAGTTCTTCTAGTGATTTCATTTGCAAATCAGTCAATTGGGGAATCTTGCTTCAATGTATAGTCTCATTCAAGGGAGTGAGgttagatttgcatttctacaATGTCCCAGGTTACTCTGATGCTTCTACGCCACTGACCACACTCTAAATAGCAAAACTTTCAGAGGCAATctggtaaagaaagtgaagtgaaggtgtTAATCTCTTacttgcgtccgactctttgtgatcccatggactctagcctgccaggctcctctgtccacggaattctccaggcaaaaatattggagtgggtatccattctcttctccagggaatcttcccaacccagtaattgaaccggggtctcctgcattgcaggaagattctttaccatctgagccgccagggaagtccccaggtaaAGAACACTCATCCTATAAAGCTTTGATAGAATTTATTTCTTGCAGTACTCCTGTAATCCTTTTTGTTATTAAactatattgaaataaaatttgtaaagCTTTTCATTAACATGGAAGGTGGACTCGATAATGGCATTCTTTTTTCTAAgactttttcttcccttcttcccctctctttctctgGTTTAATTAAATTAGTTTGCTTAAATTATTGTgtgcttaaatattttataagaatattAGAAAGTTGATACTTGTTTTTACCATATTAGATGTTCAGTTCTTGTACTCTCTAGTtctagatttttccttttttccctctacttattaaaatttttacctCTGTGATCATTAGAAATTCTGCAATATTATCTGAAACATTTTAACTACCTAATATTTTCCTGATATTTTTCTAATGAAATTCTCCACTTATATGCATACTTAAATCAACATCCATATTTGTGAATAGTATCTGGCTCATTAtatgtgtttaataaatatttaatgaattcaAAGTAAAAGATGGTACATTTATAATGGTCCATCTATTAAATGAAGTAACACTGATTATTTAACAGAAACAAATTCTGGCCCAAGGTTACTATTaggatataaattatttaaaaaatcaacctaACCATTATATGGGACTAAATTAGCCAATTTTCCCATTGTAAATGTCGCATGGGCAGGAAATTTATGTTATTTGTCTCTTTATTATTATGGCATTGCACTGAGGTCTTCTTGAACATAGTAATTACAGAATACCTATTTCAGCAGAATTCAAACCAAAATGAAAAGTACAGATATGTCCATATTAGGTGGTATCacttacataattttaaataccGTTTGCAGATGTGGTTTGGGAATCAATTCTAAATTGCTTGTTTTAGTCGATCTCTCAAATATTCTGCATGTGTCTGGCTGAGAGCAACCTCTTTTGTGCTAGAACTTTCCTGAAAGCTTTCTTCACATCTTTGTTTCTTAGGGTGTATACAAGAGGATTTACCAATGGAGTGACTACACAGTAGAATACTGAAATCACTTTACCCATGGTAAAGTTGTACTTGGCTGGAGGACGAACATAGGCAAAGATAATGGTGCCATAATAGATGGTGACCACAGTGAGGTGGGAGGCACAGGTGGAGAAAGTTTTCTTCCGAGCCTCTCGAGAAGATAGCTTGATTATTGTGACCACAATGTTCCCATAGGACGACATAGTGAGAAGAAAAAAACTTAGAATCACAACAGAGCTACATGTGTAACCCAAAGCCTCGACCAAGAATGTATCTGAGCAGGAGAGTTTAAAAATTGGGTCTGagtcacagaagaaatgattGATCTTCTGGGGTCCACAAAAGTTTAGGTAAGAGATGAGTATGGTAGGTAGGAGAGGGGCAATGAAGCCCCCAATCCAAGATCCAGCTGAAAACTGCAGGCATACCTGGAGACTCAT is a genomic window of Ovis canadensis isolate MfBH-ARS-UI-01 breed Bighorn chromosome 5, ARS-UI_OviCan_v2, whole genome shotgun sequence containing:
- the LOC138441780 gene encoding olfactory receptor 5F1-like, whose protein sequence is MNVANQTRVTEFIFLGFSGVLYLRLALFVIFLTVYLLSLMGNTLIIFIVLMDSTLQTPMYIFLGNLSFLEIWYTTVTVPKLLATCLSQVVTISVSGCIMQYYFFFSMGATECILLAVMAYDRYLAICSPLRYSFLMSLQVCLQFSAGSWIGGFIAPLLPTILISYLNFCGPQKINHFFCDSDPIFKLSCSDTFLVEALGYTCSSVVILSFFLLTMSSYGNIVVTIIKLSSREARKKTFSTCASHLTVVTIYYGTIIFAYVRPPAKYNFTMGKVISVFYCVVTPLVNPLVYTLRNKDVKKAFRKVLAQKRLLSARHMQNI